One Mercurialis annua linkage group LG3, ddMerAnnu1.2, whole genome shotgun sequence DNA window includes the following coding sequences:
- the LOC126675082 gene encoding uncharacterized protein LOC126675082 codes for MDQKKLCKRCKQTYTCSSNSSSSCRFHPSFFVCRRHDDQKRYYELGPDDPPYAAKFYDCCGAEQPEAPGCTTSFHVSYDD; via the exons ATGGATCAGAAAAAACTATGCAAGAGATGCAAACAAACTTACACCTGTTCCTCTAATTCTTCCTCTTCTTGCCGCTTCCATCCTTCCTTCTTCGTTTGTCGCCGTCACGATGACCAGAAACG GTACTATGAACTGGGACCTGATGATCCACCATACGCTGCCAAATTTTATGACTGTTGCGGGGCCGAGCAACCTGAAGCGCCTGGCTGCACCACCAGTTTTCATGTTTCATATGATGATTGA
- the LOC126675081 gene encoding uncharacterized protein LOC126675081 has protein sequence MIHDLQITTITKACHQKKRKPVMDNTERKLRFRYGVIMKYKLEKQYPPPVNVLRMHWRLLKTNTNGRLVIRVEIDEQFEFFEADRSNGRFILNLVSEDNPFSKLMLDHLSINDLLAND, from the exons ATGATCCACGATTTACAAATTACTACAATTACTAAAGCATgtcatcaaaaaaaaagaaagcctGTAATGGATAATACGGAGAGAAAATTACG ATTCAGATATGGCGTGATCATGAAATACAAACTCGAGAAGCAATATCCTCCGCCTGTAAATGTATTGAGAATGCATTGGAGATTACTGAAGACAAACACTAATGGCAGGCTGGTGATTAGAGTTGAGATTGACGAGCAATTTGAGTTTTTTGAAGCAGATAGATCTAATGGCCGGTTTATACTTAATCTGGTGTCGGAAGATAACCCATTTAGTAAACTTATGCTAGATCATTTATCTATCAATGATTTGTTAGCTAACGATTAG